The Pseudalkalibacillus hwajinpoensis DNA window ATAAGCAAGGTACTCATATGTAGAACCAATTAGACCTGACCATTCTGCTGAAACTGATCGGTATTCATCACCGAGCACAGGATCTGGAGAAAAAAACGTACCTCCAAAGAATAACTTCAGTAAACCAAGGTGCAGCAAGAGAATAAGGACACTTACCAATTGCTGAAGAAAAATAATAATCATACGCGGACCCAGGTGCGGCAGAATGTGTTTTACAAGAATATGAATTCTTGTTCCCCCTAAAGTTCTTGCACTTTCAATAAACTCTTTTCCCCACAACGCATAGGTTTCGTTTGAGATGAGAACGGTTGTTGTTGGTATTGCAACTGCTGTTAAAATCACCACTTCAAATACCATCCGTTCAAAAAAAGAGTACTGAAAAGTCCCATCCATCCCATTCTCCATCAAAACTCCTCTTAAAATAAAATAGCTAAGCAGTGAAATAGGGATATATTGCATGGCATCAACTATACCCGAAGTAGTTCGCATCGTTTTCTGTAGATACGTTCCTCCGAGAACACCACCCACAAAGGACAGGGCCATTCTCATGCTGGCTACTAGAAAGGCAATTCCAATTGTATATTTTGCTCCAATGATAATTTGTTCGAACAGATGATATCCTAATTTATCTGTTCCAAAGGGACCCACCTGTATTGGCGAAAGAGGAGCTCGATCAATCAATTGCCCTTCATCGTTATGAAACATAAACGTTTTAGGTATATGATCCTCATGAACAATATAATAATACATACTAATACTAAATAAACCCACAATGACTATTAAACCTACTACAAACATGGGATTTTTCATCGCATTTCGTAACATCAGTTCCCCCTCTTTCTACTCGTTAGATTAATGCTTCTTCCTTCGATGCTCGTTCAGCAATAAGTTGAAAACTATTTAACACAACAAATATAGGAACGAATAGTAGTACGCAACTTACAGTAAAAATCTCGGGCGTCGGGTGCTCAAAGATAAAGCGAGTCAACCCGTTTAGATTAAAAATAAATTCCATTATGAACAAGTTAGATAGTGCAAACCAAACGATAGAACGTGAGTGGAAATAGATTGATAGAATAGCATTGCGAAAAATATGTACAAATAAAATTCTCGTGGCATTCACACCCTTCGTTCGAGCGAGGTCCACATAGGTCTTTTCAAATTCCTCCTCAAATATATGGATCATGATGCGATAAAATAAAAAGGTTGGCAAAATAGCAAGAACGAGAATAGGCATCGTGTAAATACGTTCAAATGATGCGACA harbors:
- a CDS encoding ABC transporter permease — protein: MLRNAMKNPMFVVGLIVIVGLFSISMYYYIVHEDHIPKTFMFHNDEGQLIDRAPLSPIQVGPFGTDKLGYHLFEQIIIGAKYTIGIAFLVASMRMALSFVGGVLGGTYLQKTMRTTSGIVDAMQYIPISLLSYFILRGVLMENGMDGTFQYSFFERMVFEVVILTAVAIPTTTVLISNETYALWGKEFIESARTLGGTRIHILVKHILPHLGPRMIIIFLQQLVSVLILLLHLGLLKLFFGGTFFSPDPVLGDEYRSVSAEWSGLIGSTYEYLAYETWVPLIPILSFVLVILAVHVMLEGFKQSMESQSGKRNKKRQYSEKQADVNPNSFYFLNEIEEENLPKRTASR